AGCAAGTGCAGCGAATGCTTTGCCTGTGTGCGCGCCTGCCCCTCGGGCGCGCAGAGCGTATATGGCGAAACCATGTCTGTGCGGCAGGTGCTTGATAAAGTTGAAGAGGACGGCGTTTTTTATCACCGTTCCGGCGGCGGCATGACACTCTCCGGCGGCGAGGCCCTCATGCAGCACGAATTTGCCAATGCTCTGCTGCGCGAGGCCCGCAAACATCACATCAATACCACCATCGAAACCTGCGGCTGCTATCCCTACGAGCATCTGCATGAGGCCTGCAAGCACCTGAACAAGCTGATTTTTGACATAAAGAGCCTTGACCCTGTGCAGCACAAAAAGCATACGGGCGTGGATAATATGCTGATTTTGCGCAATTTTGCACGAGTGTGCGAGGACTTTCCCCAGTTGCCCATACTTGCACGTACCCCGGTGATACCCGGATTCAATGACATTGAAGACGATATCCTGGCTATCCGCGAATCAATTCCCCGGCGTCCCAATATCCAGTACGAACTGTTAGGCTACCACCGTATGGGGCAGCCCAAGTATGGCTACCTTGGCCGCCAGTATGAACTGGAAGGCGCAAAGCTTGATGAAGCAAAG
The DNA window shown above is from uncultured Desulfovibrio sp. and carries:
- a CDS encoding glycyl-radical enzyme activating protein, whose product is MTDAQVQGVVFNIQKFSVHDGEGIRTLVFLKGCPLRCRWCSNPESQNLHPEHAFNPSRCLTAQVCGRCLNACTSGALSLVDGLIAHDRSKCSECFACVRACPSGAQSVYGETMSVRQVLDKVEEDGVFYHRSGGGMTLSGGEALMQHEFANALLREARKHHINTTIETCGCYPYEHLHEACKHLNKLIFDIKSLDPVQHKKHTGVDNMLILRNFARVCEDFPQLPILARTPVIPGFNDIEDDILAIRESIPRRPNIQYELLGYHRMGQPKYGYLGRQYELEGAKLDEAKMEHLRKIAS